A part of Candidatus Eisenbacteria bacterium genomic DNA contains:
- a CDS encoding Arc family DNA-binding protein, translating to MPSLTIKGIPDRLLRRLRKQALSHRRSLNSEVLTCLERAVELPSVDPIAWLKEADRLRSRLALRPLSDAALRRARSRGRP from the coding sequence ATGCCCAGTTTGACCATCAAGGGAATCCCGGATCGGCTCCTGCGCCGGCTGAGGAAGCAAGCCCTCAGCCACCGTCGGAGCTTGAACAGCGAAGTGCTCACCTGTCTGGAGCGCGCCGTCGAACTTCCGTCGGTGGATCCGATCGCCTGGCTCAAGGAGGCTGACCGACTCAGGAGCAGACTGGCTCTGCGTCCGCTGAGCGACGCTGCGCTCCGCAGAGCCAGGAGCCGCGGCCGGCCGTGA